In a genomic window of Pedobacter sp. KBS0701:
- a CDS encoding NAD-dependent deacylase produces MKLVVLTGAGISAESGLKTFRDADGLWEGYNIYDVATPEAWERNPELVLEFYNERRRQVLDAKPNQAHLLLAELEKDFDVEIITQNIDDLHERAGSTKVTHLHGVITRSQSDLRPNLTYSINGTEIKMGELCELGSQLRPHVVWFGEAVPMIEVAAKICGKADLFVLIGTSLAVYPAAGLIDFVPRNVNKYIIDPKTPDVKRYQNVITIEQNAVNGMEQLKSILLNG; encoded by the coding sequence ATGAAATTAGTTGTGTTAACAGGGGCAGGAATCAGTGCCGAAAGCGGGTTAAAAACATTTAGGGACGCTGATGGTTTGTGGGAAGGTTACAATATATATGATGTAGCTACACCCGAAGCCTGGGAACGAAATCCGGAATTGGTACTGGAGTTTTATAATGAAAGAAGAAGGCAGGTTTTAGATGCAAAGCCTAATCAGGCACACTTGTTACTCGCAGAACTCGAAAAGGATTTTGACGTTGAAATCATCACCCAAAATATCGACGATTTGCACGAGAGGGCTGGTTCTACTAAAGTTACCCACCTCCATGGCGTGATTACCAGATCTCAGTCCGATTTAAGGCCTAATTTAACATATTCTATTAATGGAACGGAAATCAAAATGGGCGAACTATGCGAGTTGGGCTCACAATTGCGGCCACATGTAGTGTGGTTTGGCGAAGCGGTACCAATGATTGAAGTTGCGGCAAAAATTTGCGGAAAGGCCGATTTGTTTGTGCTGATTGGCACTTCCTTGGCCGTTTATCCTGCAGCTGGACTTATCGATTTCGTTCCTCGTAATGTGAATAAATACATTATCGATCCTAAAACTCCAGATGTTAAACGTTACCAGAATGTAATTACCATTGAACAAAATGCGGTGAATGGAATGGAGCAACTGAAAAGTATATTATTGAATGGATAA
- the kynU gene encoding kynureninase, with the protein MNFENTLSFAQLQDEADQLHQFRSQFLFPNHNGKAFIYLCGNSLGLQPKVAGEVLKGQLNNWANYAVEGWFEGNEPWMFYHKELKKLMAPIVGALPSEVCPMNTLTVNLHLLMVSFYQPKGKRFKIIMEGGAFPSDQYAIESQVRFHGFNPKEAIIEVFPKEGEEILHTEDIVAKIKENADEIALVLFGGINYYTGQWYDMETITKAGHEIGAIVGWDLAHAAGNVPVKLHDWDVDFACWCSYKYQNSGPGGISGIFVHEKHFSNTQLNRFAGWWGYQESKRFKMEKGFIPEVGADGWQVSCTQVMPMALYHASLQIFEKAGFIAPLRDKSITLTSYLEFIINEVNKDLGFEQYKIITPKNPDDRGAQLSIIALRNGKEIFDGLMVNHVLGDWREPDVIRLSAVPLYNSYEDVYLAGQALLKVSKDIL; encoded by the coding sequence ATGAATTTCGAAAACACCCTATCATTTGCCCAACTACAAGATGAAGCCGATCAGCTCCATCAATTTAGGTCTCAGTTTTTATTTCCAAACCATAACGGAAAAGCTTTTATTTATCTGTGCGGTAATTCATTAGGTCTTCAACCTAAAGTAGCTGGCGAAGTTTTGAAAGGTCAGCTTAACAACTGGGCTAACTATGCGGTAGAGGGATGGTTTGAAGGAAACGAACCCTGGATGTTCTACCATAAGGAGCTTAAAAAGTTAATGGCCCCGATTGTTGGTGCATTACCTTCTGAAGTTTGTCCGATGAATACTTTGACCGTAAATCTTCACCTGTTGATGGTTAGTTTTTATCAGCCCAAAGGCAAACGCTTCAAAATCATCATGGAAGGCGGAGCATTCCCATCTGATCAATATGCGATAGAAAGCCAGGTTAGGTTTCATGGTTTTAACCCAAAAGAAGCTATAATAGAGGTTTTTCCTAAGGAAGGTGAGGAAATACTCCATACCGAGGACATCGTAGCTAAAATTAAAGAAAATGCAGATGAAATTGCTTTAGTTTTATTTGGCGGGATAAATTACTACACCGGACAATGGTACGACATGGAAACCATTACCAAGGCCGGGCATGAAATAGGAGCAATTGTAGGCTGGGACCTGGCGCATGCCGCAGGCAATGTTCCTGTAAAATTACATGATTGGGATGTTGATTTTGCCTGCTGGTGTTCTTATAAATATCAAAACTCAGGTCCAGGAGGAATAAGCGGGATCTTTGTTCACGAAAAACATTTCAGCAATACCCAATTGAATCGCTTTGCAGGATGGTGGGGTTACCAGGAAAGTAAACGCTTTAAAATGGAAAAAGGCTTTATTCCGGAAGTCGGGGCAGACGGATGGCAGGTAAGTTGCACACAGGTAATGCCGATGGCCTTATATCATGCTTCGCTACAGATTTTTGAAAAAGCAGGTTTCATAGCGCCATTGAGAGATAAAAGTATTACTTTAACCAGCTATCTAGAATTTATTATAAATGAAGTAAATAAGGATTTGGGATTCGAGCAATATAAAATTATCACACCGAAAAACCCTGACGATAGAGGTGCGCAATTATCCATTATTGCCCTGCGTAATGGTAAAGAGATTTTTGACGGCTTAATGGTCAATCATGTCCTTGGCGATTGGCGCGAACCCGACGTAATCCGTTTAAGTGCCGTGCCGCTCTATAATTCCTATGAGGATGTTTATCTGGCCGGACAGGCGTTATTAAAAGTGAGTAAAGATATTTTATAA
- a CDS encoding GAF domain-containing protein yields MAEDLVITRDTSKEEQYQSIIPQIEALLYGETDFIANLANVAAALKEQFGWFWVGFYLVKHDELVLGPFQGPVACTRIKKGKGVCGSSWAEAKTIIVPDVEEFPGHIACASASKSEIVLPLIVNNEVIGVLDVDSEVLNRFNETDQLYLEQVIGILLNR; encoded by the coding sequence ATGGCAGAAGATTTAGTTATTACCAGAGATACTTCGAAAGAAGAACAATATCAATCCATCATCCCCCAAATTGAAGCATTACTTTATGGCGAAACAGATTTTATCGCTAACCTGGCAAACGTTGCTGCAGCACTTAAAGAGCAGTTTGGTTGGTTTTGGGTGGGTTTTTATTTGGTGAAGCATGATGAGCTGGTACTTGGGCCTTTCCAGGGTCCTGTGGCCTGTACGAGGATTAAAAAAGGAAAAGGTGTTTGTGGATCTTCCTGGGCAGAAGCAAAAACCATCATCGTACCAGATGTGGAGGAATTTCCCGGGCACATTGCCTGTGCGTCAGCTTCAAAGTCGGAAATCGTTCTGCCTTTAATCGTTAACAATGAGGTGATTGGTGTGCTTGATGTAGATAGCGAAGTGTTGAATAGATTTAACGAGACGGATCAGCTTTATTTAGAGCAGGTTATCGGTATTTTGTTAAATAGATAA
- a CDS encoding DNA-3-methyladenine glycosylase, translating to MKLKPEYYLNEDVVGLAKDLLGKVLYTKIGNEITAGIIVETEAYFGIKDKASHAYGGRRTNRTETMYGEGGIAYVYLCYGMHHLFNVVTSVENDPHAVLIRGIEPLIGIEIIEERRNMPHTKGAISAGPGSAAKALGIDKTFNAKNLSGNDIWIEDHGIKYNEEDIAATPRVGIAYAKEHALLPWRFFIKGNKYVSKPNKI from the coding sequence TTGAAATTAAAACCTGAATATTACCTGAATGAGGATGTGGTAGGTCTTGCAAAAGATTTGCTTGGAAAAGTTTTGTATACGAAAATCGGCAATGAAATCACTGCCGGTATCATTGTAGAAACGGAAGCTTATTTCGGAATAAAAGATAAAGCGTCTCATGCTTATGGCGGTCGCCGCACCAACCGGACCGAAACCATGTATGGAGAGGGTGGCATTGCTTATGTTTATCTCTGTTATGGTATGCATCATCTTTTTAATGTGGTTACTTCAGTTGAAAATGATCCTCACGCCGTATTGATCAGGGGGATAGAACCGTTGATTGGTATAGAAATTATTGAAGAGCGGAGAAATATGCCTCATACAAAGGGTGCTATTTCAGCAGGACCCGGATCAGCGGCAAAAGCCTTAGGGATCGATAAAACCTTTAATGCAAAAAATCTTTCTGGTAATGATATTTGGATCGAAGATCATGGTATAAAATATAATGAAGAGGATATTGCGGCTACACCTCGTGTGGGCATTGCTTATGCAAAAGAGCATGCTTTACTACCTTGGAGGTTCTTTATAAAAGGTAATAAATATGTAAGCAAACCAAATAAGATTTAA
- a CDS encoding YMGG-like glycine zipper-containing protein: protein MKKILVVIALSSSVLFACNNKAKEEAALKQQQAEKELAIKAVKDSLRLDSFNKAAAAKVEQEKEAKHQAELIAARKAGAASSRSSRSYASSGGSSSSAYGGTQPTAKKKGWSDAAKGAVIGGVGGAVGGALIDKKKGRGAIIGGLVGAGGGYLIGRGEDRKSGRVQPKN from the coding sequence ATGAAAAAGATATTGGTAGTAATCGCATTAAGTTCTTCAGTTTTATTTGCTTGTAATAACAAGGCAAAGGAAGAAGCTGCATTAAAACAACAACAAGCTGAGAAGGAATTAGCAATTAAAGCAGTAAAAGACAGTTTAAGGTTAGATAGCTTTAATAAAGCTGCCGCTGCAAAAGTAGAACAAGAGAAAGAAGCTAAACACCAGGCAGAATTAATAGCAGCCAGAAAGGCAGGAGCAGCGTCGTCAAGATCATCAAGATCTTATGCAAGCTCTGGCGGTAGTTCTAGCAGTGCTTACGGTGGTACACAACCAACTGCTAAGAAAAAAGGCTGGAGCGATGCCGCTAAAGGTGCAGTAATCGGTGGTGTCGGCGGTGCCGTTGGTGGTGCCTTAATCGATAAGAAAAAAGGTAGAGGTGCTATAATAGGCGGATTAGTTGGAGCTGGTGGCGGTTATTTAATCGGTAGAGGCGAAGACAGAAAATCTGGCCGTGTGCAGCCTAAAAACTAA
- a CDS encoding Dabb family protein → MTEIPTIDKGQIQHFVMFWLKPQLTKTEIADFANFFESLKPIKYIKTLNYGLAANTPVRPVTDNSFTYSLTITFANIADHNAYQEDKMHLDAVEKFSQNWYRVVVHDTVVSA, encoded by the coding sequence ATGACAGAAATTCCTACCATTGATAAAGGACAGATCCAACACTTCGTAATGTTCTGGTTAAAACCTCAACTAACCAAAACCGAAATTGCAGATTTTGCCAACTTCTTCGAAAGTTTAAAACCAATAAAATATATCAAAACATTAAATTATGGCCTGGCAGCTAATACACCAGTGCGCCCCGTAACTGATAACTCTTTTACCTATTCATTAACCATTACATTTGCCAACATCGCAGATCATAATGCTTACCAGGAAGATAAAATGCATTTAGATGCTGTAGAAAAATTCTCTCAAAACTGGTATAGGGTAGTAGTACACGATACAGTAGTTTCTGCTTAA
- a CDS encoding DUF3291 domain-containing protein: MIVALTITKFRGFTTPFAFIGMAVLRLPLWLNKKCRFWKLMGSGKDAQVDLAPDYKHWAILTAWDNRIACDNFYRDSFVIKWFGFFGIESFTILLNPLSSHGLWSKREPFKVEKTGKNYTGKIAVITRAAIKFNKLNEFRQNIKRAADAMRVAPGFILSAGVGENPFFDQATFSIWESAESMKAYAYQSHDHSDVIKLTRERKWYKEELFARFSIVDSWGTLNGVSIES; encoded by the coding sequence ATGATTGTAGCGTTAACTATTACCAAATTCCGTGGCTTTACTACCCCTTTTGCCTTTATTGGGATGGCGGTTTTGAGGTTGCCCTTATGGTTAAATAAAAAGTGCAGGTTTTGGAAATTAATGGGAAGTGGAAAAGATGCTCAGGTAGATCTTGCACCAGATTATAAACACTGGGCGATACTTACAGCCTGGGATAACCGTATAGCTTGTGATAATTTTTATCGTGATTCTTTTGTGATAAAATGGTTTGGTTTCTTTGGAATTGAAAGCTTTACCATATTACTAAATCCTTTATCCAGTCATGGCTTATGGTCAAAAAGAGAGCCATTTAAAGTTGAAAAAACAGGCAAAAATTACACTGGAAAGATTGCCGTAATTACCAGAGCTGCGATTAAATTTAACAAGCTAAATGAGTTCAGGCAGAATATTAAAAGGGCGGCTGATGCTATGCGGGTTGCCCCTGGTTTTATCTTATCTGCTGGTGTAGGAGAAAATCCATTTTTTGACCAGGCTACTTTTTCGATATGGGAAAGCGCTGAAAGCATGAAAGCTTACGCTTACCAATCACACGATCATTCAGACGTTATCAAACTCACCAGGGAGCGCAAATGGTATAAAGAAGAGTTGTTTGCCCGGTTCTCCATTGTAGATAGTTGGGGTACGCTTAATGGTGTATCTATTGAATCGTAA
- a CDS encoding pyridoxamine 5'-phosphate oxidase family protein, whose translation MKNEKNIAILKEMAESVRTCMFTTFSSGDEFGSRPMGTAKIEDDGSLWFYTNEYSLKSKEISKENNVLLAYSDPSNNTYLTVKGKAELIDDKVRKEAYFSPFIKAWFPDGIDDPRLILIKVTPEEAEYWDASASKIVVLFSILKAAVTGDTPDLGKHDTMKF comes from the coding sequence ATGAAAAACGAGAAAAATATAGCGATCCTTAAAGAAATGGCAGAAAGTGTAAGAACCTGTATGTTTACTACATTTTCTTCAGGCGATGAATTTGGAAGCAGACCAATGGGAACTGCGAAAATAGAAGACGATGGCAGTTTGTGGTTTTACACCAACGAGTATTCTCTTAAATCAAAAGAAATTTCAAAAGAAAATAATGTGTTGCTGGCCTACAGCGATCCATCTAACAACACCTATTTAACTGTTAAAGGCAAAGCGGAGCTTATAGATGATAAAGTCCGTAAAGAGGCGTATTTTTCTCCATTTATTAAAGCCTGGTTTCCGGATGGCATCGATGATCCGAGATTAATTCTGATAAAAGTTACACCTGAAGAGGCTGAGTACTGGGATGCATCTGCGTCAAAAATTGTAGTGTTATTCAGTATATTAAAAGCAGCGGTAACTGGAGATACACCCGATTTAGGTAAGCACGATACAATGAAATTTTAA
- a CDS encoding diphthine--ammonia ligase — MDKKSCIFNWSGGKDSTLALHYALQDPTLEIRYLVTTVTQQYNRVSMHGVREALLIKQAESIGIPLYQIRLGEMPDMETYDNTMHTHLNKFKAEGITHSIFGDIFLEDLRKYREDKLAEIGLKAVFPLWHKDTRGLISEFINLNYKTIIVCTQENLKEICGKIISEDLIDRLPSGIDPCGENGEFHTFAFEGPIFKNKIPFTIGEQVFRTYNTPAKTTPNDDSPCSSTAFSGFWYIDLVE, encoded by the coding sequence ATGGATAAAAAAAGCTGCATTTTTAATTGGAGTGGTGGTAAAGACAGTACTCTTGCATTGCACTATGCACTTCAGGATCCAACGCTCGAAATCCGTTATCTGGTTACTACTGTCACCCAGCAGTATAATCGTGTTTCTATGCACGGAGTAAGGGAAGCTTTACTGATTAAACAAGCTGAAAGTATTGGTATTCCTTTGTATCAGATTCGTTTAGGCGAAATGCCCGATATGGAAACTTACGACAATACTATGCATACACACCTGAATAAATTTAAGGCAGAAGGGATTACGCATTCTATTTTTGGTGATATTTTTCTGGAAGACCTGCGTAAATATCGCGAAGATAAACTGGCTGAAATTGGTTTGAAAGCCGTATTCCCGCTATGGCATAAAGATACCAGAGGTTTGATCAGCGAATTTATCAATCTGAACTATAAAACCATCATTGTGTGTACACAGGAGAATTTGAAAGAGATCTGTGGAAAAATAATAAGCGAAGATTTGATTGATCGGCTTCCGTCAGGAATTGATCCCTGTGGCGAAAATGGAGAGTTTCATACCTTTGCTTTTGAAGGGCCGATTTTCAAGAATAAAATACCATTCACCATTGGAGAGCAGGTATTCCGCACCTATAATACACCTGCCAAAACCACACCAAATGATGATTCACCATGTTCATCCACAGCATTTTCAGGTTTCTGGTATATCGACTTAGTGGAATAA
- a CDS encoding ABC transporter substrate-binding protein, whose amino-acid sequence MKVVSFLPAATKMIYDMGLQEYLHGVTFECPKEAADQPKVVHCILEGKNYSSIEIDRIFSASKAQGKSLYWVDDELLESISPDVVFTQDICEVCNIDTVCTETAVMKLSKTPTLVPLSPNNLQDVFECAITIARALGKEEVALNYLATLQRKTDYILDQLRANRAPLKRIMLMEWIEPIYNCGHWIPFQIAAAGGVDMLSNPAGDSIVTPWEKILKYNPEVLVIAPCGFDQKRSLEEMVLLTSKPGWGNLEAVKNNQVYIADFDMFTQPSIGTLVEGIEALACMFHPDIFKADKNMAKKFINYAQSLQSV is encoded by the coding sequence ATGAAAGTTGTTTCCTTTTTACCTGCCGCTACCAAAATGATTTACGATATGGGCCTGCAAGAATACCTGCATGGCGTAACCTTCGAATGTCCTAAAGAGGCAGCAGATCAACCAAAAGTTGTCCACTGTATACTCGAAGGTAAAAATTATTCAAGCATTGAAATCGATCGCATCTTTTCAGCTTCAAAAGCGCAGGGCAAAAGTTTGTATTGGGTAGATGATGAGCTATTAGAGAGTATTTCACCCGACGTGGTTTTTACACAGGATATATGTGAAGTTTGCAACATCGATACCGTTTGTACCGAAACCGCAGTAATGAAGCTAAGCAAAACACCTACGCTGGTTCCTTTATCACCAAATAACTTACAGGATGTATTCGAATGCGCTATTACCATTGCCAGAGCTTTGGGTAAGGAAGAAGTGGCTTTAAATTACCTTGCAACCCTGCAAAGGAAAACAGATTATATTTTAGATCAGCTTAGGGCTAACCGCGCACCATTAAAGAGGATCATGCTGATGGAATGGATCGAACCGATCTATAATTGCGGACATTGGATTCCTTTTCAGATTGCTGCTGCTGGTGGTGTTGATATGCTTTCGAACCCTGCGGGTGATTCGATTGTTACGCCATGGGAAAAGATTCTGAAGTATAATCCCGAAGTTTTAGTAATTGCCCCATGTGGCTTTGATCAAAAAAGAAGTCTCGAAGAAATGGTGTTGCTTACCTCGAAACCAGGATGGGGTAATCTGGAAGCAGTAAAAAATAATCAGGTTTATATTGCCGACTTTGATATGTTTACACAGCCAAGCATCGGTACTTTGGTAGAAGGTATTGAAGCTTTAGCTTGCATGTTCCATCCTGATATTTTTAAAGCAGATAAAAATATGGCTAAGAAGTTTATCAATTACGCACAATCACTACAATCAGTGTAA